A genomic segment from Dietzia psychralcaliphila encodes:
- a CDS encoding 4a-hydroxytetrahydrobiopterin dehydratase, translating to MSADADNARPDADERTRLTEEQIAEGLADLPGWAFSEGSLTYTAVCESPQAAINLVSAIGQAANSQDHHPDLLWSYDEVTLDLRSHDVDGVTKRDLRLARSVSALSGEFDATPLGMD from the coding sequence ATGAGCGCAGACGCCGACAACGCACGCCCCGACGCCGACGAGCGGACCCGCCTGACCGAGGAGCAGATCGCCGAGGGCCTGGCAGACCTGCCCGGCTGGGCGTTCTCCGAGGGGTCGCTGACCTACACCGCGGTGTGCGAGTCGCCGCAGGCAGCGATCAACCTGGTCTCCGCGATCGGCCAGGCCGCCAACTCTCAGGACCACCACCCGGATCTGCTGTGGAGCTACGACGAGGTGACCCTGGACCTGCGCAGCCACGACGTCGACGGGGTGACCAAGCGGGACCTCCGGTTGGCGCGGTCGGTCTCGGCGCTGTCCGGGGAGTTCGACGCCACCCCGCTCGGGATGGACTGA
- the tgt gene encoding tRNA guanosine(34) transglycosylase Tgt, which yields MSDHTPPTPRATTFDVGSRMVLDGTAGGRTGVIHTPHGDIATPAFIPVGTKATVKTLTPEQVRSTGAQAVLANAYHLYLQPGHDVVDAAGGLGEFMRWSGPTYTDSGGFQVMSLGVGFKKVIEMSAGAATAPDDSATNKGQGRLAKVDEDGVTFTSHLDGSPHRFSPEVSMRIQHGLGADIMFAFDELTTLMNTRKYQESSVERTRRWAQRCLDEHQLLSEQRTHRPGQSLWGVVQGAQFEDLRRQAVRGLVEMSDRAEGQGRRGFGGYGIGGALEKENLGTIVGWCTEELPEDRPRHLLGISEPDDIFTAVENGADTFDCVAPTRLARHGGIYTLDGRVNVTRAQFRHDHTPLDPEGPSEVSRDYSRAYLHHLFKAKEFLGSTLLTLHNLAFVVRLVDEVRAAMEAGPDEYAAYKAEFLGRYYSAKV from the coding sequence ATGTCGGATCACACACCCCCCACCCCGCGCGCGACCACCTTCGACGTGGGTTCCCGGATGGTCCTCGACGGCACCGCGGGGGGCCGGACCGGCGTCATCCACACCCCGCACGGAGACATCGCGACCCCGGCGTTCATCCCGGTCGGCACCAAAGCGACGGTCAAGACCCTGACGCCCGAGCAGGTCCGCTCGACCGGTGCACAGGCCGTCCTGGCCAACGCGTACCACCTGTACCTCCAGCCGGGCCACGACGTGGTCGACGCCGCCGGAGGCCTCGGTGAGTTCATGCGCTGGTCCGGGCCCACCTACACGGACTCCGGGGGCTTCCAGGTGATGAGCCTCGGGGTGGGGTTCAAGAAGGTGATCGAGATGTCGGCGGGCGCCGCCACGGCACCGGACGACTCCGCCACCAACAAGGGCCAGGGCCGGCTCGCCAAGGTCGACGAGGACGGTGTCACCTTCACCTCGCACCTCGACGGTTCGCCACACCGCTTCTCCCCGGAGGTGTCGATGCGGATCCAGCACGGCCTGGGCGCCGACATCATGTTCGCCTTCGACGAGCTCACCACCCTGATGAACACGCGGAAGTACCAGGAGAGTTCGGTGGAGCGGACCCGACGCTGGGCGCAGCGGTGCCTCGACGAGCACCAGCTGCTCTCCGAGCAGCGCACCCACCGGCCCGGGCAGTCGCTGTGGGGCGTGGTTCAGGGCGCGCAGTTCGAGGACCTGCGGCGACAGGCCGTGCGAGGGCTCGTGGAGATGAGCGACCGGGCTGAAGGCCAGGGGCGGCGCGGGTTCGGCGGTTACGGGATCGGCGGGGCGCTGGAGAAGGAGAACCTGGGCACGATCGTCGGCTGGTGCACCGAGGAGCTGCCCGAGGATCGGCCGCGCCACCTGCTGGGGATCAGTGAGCCCGACGACATCTTCACCGCCGTCGAGAACGGGGCCGACACCTTCGACTGCGTGGCCCCCACCCGTCTGGCCCGCCACGGCGGCATCTACACGCTGGACGGGCGGGTCAACGTCACCCGCGCCCAGTTCCGGCACGACCACACCCCGCTGGATCCCGAAGGCCCGTCCGAGGTCTCGCGCGATTACAGCCGGGCGTACCTCCACCACCTGTTCAAGGCCAAGGAGTTCCTCGGCTCGACCCTGCTGACGCTGCACAACCTGGCGTTCGTGGTACGTCTGGTCGACGAGGTACGCGCCGCGATGGAGGCCGGGCCGGATGAGTACGCGGCCTACAAGGCCGAGTTCCTGGGGCGGTACTACTCGGCAAAGGTCTGA
- the gluQRS gene encoding tRNA glutamyl-Q(34) synthetase GluQRS, producing MESPASIPLRGAGRYAPSPSGDLHLGNLRTAVVAWVLARDSDRAFRMRVDDLDTARARPGVAERQLADLAAIGIDWDGEIMWESERSDAYAAAADRLARRGLVYECYCSRREIAEAPRAPHSPPGAYPGTCRDLPDAERALRREALGPGRVPALRLRAAIPEFTVDDLVHGPYTGVVDDVVLRRGDGVWAYNLAVVVDDSDQGVDQVVRGEDLLPSTPRQAYLAGLLGLARPEYVHVPLAVNAAGERLAKRDGAVTLADLAREGTTTRAAVARIVASLGGPPGADSIDALRGVVTADTLRSGPWVVA from the coding sequence GTGGAATCCCCCGCCAGCATCCCTCTCCGCGGCGCCGGCCGGTACGCGCCCAGCCCGTCGGGCGACCTGCACCTCGGTAATCTGCGCACCGCGGTGGTGGCGTGGGTGCTGGCCCGCGACTCGGACCGCGCGTTCCGGATGCGCGTCGACGACCTCGACACCGCCCGCGCCCGCCCCGGCGTGGCCGAGCGCCAACTCGCCGACCTGGCGGCGATCGGGATCGACTGGGACGGCGAGATCATGTGGGAGTCCGAGCGCTCGGACGCCTACGCCGCCGCCGCCGACCGCCTGGCCCGCCGCGGCCTGGTCTACGAGTGCTACTGCTCCCGCCGCGAGATCGCCGAGGCCCCGCGCGCCCCTCACTCCCCGCCCGGCGCCTACCCCGGTACTTGCCGCGACCTCCCCGACGCCGAGCGGGCACTGCGCCGCGAGGCGCTCGGTCCCGGTCGCGTGCCGGCCCTGCGGTTGCGCGCCGCCATCCCTGAGTTCACCGTCGACGATCTCGTCCACGGTCCCTATACAGGTGTTGTGGACGATGTGGTGCTGCGTCGCGGCGACGGCGTGTGGGCGTACAACCTCGCCGTCGTCGTCGACGACTCCGACCAGGGCGTGGACCAGGTCGTCCGCGGCGAGGATCTCCTCCCCTCCACCCCCCGCCAGGCCTACCTGGCCGGGCTCCTCGGCCTGGCCCGGCCGGAATACGTCCACGTTCCGCTCGCGGTCAACGCGGCCGGCGAGCGCCTGGCCAAGCGGGACGGCGCGGTGACATTGGCCGATCTGGCACGGGAGGGGACGACGACGAGGGCCGCCGTCGCCCGGATCGTCGCCTCGCTCGGTGGACCGCCCGGCGCGGACTCGATCGACGCCCTGCGCGGGGTCGTCACCGCCGACACGCTCCGATCCGGCCCCTGGGTCGTCGCCTGA
- a CDS encoding CsbD family protein, which produces MGVGDKFSNKAEELGGRAKESAGAATGDRDLQAEGQADQGKAGIKQGAEKLKDKANEAASKLTGNDKA; this is translated from the coding sequence ATGGGTGTGGGAGATAAGTTCTCGAACAAGGCCGAGGAGCTCGGCGGCCGCGCCAAGGAGTCCGCCGGCGCCGCGACCGGCGACCGCGACCTCCAGGCCGAGGGCCAGGCGGACCAGGGCAAGGCCGGCATCAAGCAGGGCGCCGAGAAGCTCAAGGACAAGGCCAACGAGGCCGCGAGCAAGCTCACCGGCAACGACAAGGCTTGA
- a CDS encoding queuosine precursor transporter, whose amino-acid sequence MTTSSQQNPDPRGPGRPDGTTPEPARSTRDSSDPTTSDPTPTGHASPGDRTGTDRAVFATIASPYYGYLIALFVGVMLISNVTGTKGVLLFPDLSFELGFLSLDGLVTDGAFLLFPLAYVLGDVISEVYGFKAMRRVVLSGFAVLALAALSFTFTVHLPPAPFYENQDAFEAVAGVIPQFFLAGLAGYVVGELLNSYVLVWMKRRTGEKTLWARLLGSTVVGQLADTIVFCTIAAPALGMVLGSGDYWNYVVIGFVWKTLIEAVLLPVTYVVIAWIKKREPSYQTALSGSLSQSAV is encoded by the coding sequence GTGACCACTTCATCGCAGCAGAACCCTGACCCCCGCGGGCCTGGGCGGCCGGACGGGACCACTCCCGAGCCGGCGCGCAGCACCCGGGACTCCTCCGACCCGACCACCTCCGACCCGACCCCCACCGGCCACGCCTCCCCCGGCGACCGCACCGGGACCGACCGCGCAGTCTTCGCCACCATCGCCAGCCCGTACTACGGCTACCTGATCGCCCTGTTCGTGGGCGTCATGCTCATCAGCAACGTCACCGGCACCAAGGGCGTCCTGCTCTTCCCCGACCTGAGCTTCGAGCTCGGGTTCCTCTCACTCGACGGGCTCGTCACCGACGGAGCCTTCCTGCTCTTCCCACTGGCGTACGTGCTGGGCGACGTGATCAGCGAGGTGTACGGCTTCAAGGCGATGCGCCGAGTCGTCCTCTCCGGATTCGCCGTCCTGGCGTTGGCCGCGCTGAGCTTCACGTTTACCGTCCATCTGCCCCCGGCCCCGTTCTACGAGAACCAGGACGCGTTCGAGGCTGTGGCCGGCGTGATCCCGCAGTTCTTCCTTGCCGGTCTGGCCGGCTACGTGGTGGGCGAGCTGCTCAACAGCTACGTCCTGGTGTGGATGAAGCGCCGTACCGGGGAGAAGACCCTGTGGGCCAGGCTGCTCGGCTCGACCGTGGTGGGCCAGCTCGCGGACACCATCGTCTTCTGCACCATCGCCGCCCCCGCCCTGGGCATGGTCCTCGGGTCGGGCGACTACTGGAACTACGTGGTGATCGGGTTCGTCTGGAAGACCCTCATCGAGGCGGTCCTGCTGCCGGTGACGTACGTGGTGATCGCGTGGATCAAGAAGCGCGAGCCCAGCTATCAGACCGCACTGTCGGGTTCCCTGTCACAATCGGCGGTATGA
- a CDS encoding nucleoside deaminase, which translates to MTSHRSADEQLVRRALVVAGDTPEQDVPVGAIVVGPDGRELAAATNRREADGDPFAHAEVLALREAARVLGDGWRLEDCTLVVTLEPCTMCAGAAVAARVGRVVFGAWEPRTGACGSLWDVVRDRRLVHRPEVRGGVLEAECAALLEQFFRARR; encoded by the coding sequence CTGACGTCTCACCGATCCGCGGACGAGCAGCTGGTCCGGCGGGCCCTGGTGGTGGCCGGCGACACGCCTGAGCAGGACGTGCCGGTCGGGGCGATCGTGGTGGGCCCGGACGGTCGGGAGCTGGCCGCCGCCACCAATCGCCGCGAGGCCGACGGGGATCCCTTCGCCCACGCCGAGGTGCTGGCGCTGCGCGAGGCGGCCCGGGTACTGGGCGACGGCTGGCGCCTGGAGGACTGCACCCTCGTCGTGACCCTCGAGCCGTGCACGATGTGCGCGGGCGCCGCGGTCGCGGCGCGGGTGGGCCGCGTGGTCTTCGGCGCGTGGGAGCCCCGCACCGGGGCCTGCGGTTCGCTCTGGGACGTGGTCCGCGACCGTCGACTGGTCCACCGCCCGGAGGTCCGGGGCGGGGTGCTGGAGGCCGAGTGCGCAGCGCTGCTGGAGCAGTTCTTCCGCGCCCGGCGGTGA
- a CDS encoding CHY zinc finger protein, whose product MTSADRDADDGRDAARPAAVTVLGATVDDQTRCIHYHGPLDVIAIRFHCCGEFYPCFRCHADATDHALSVWPRDEFDTDALLCGACRTTLKISEYQATGACPACGTAFNPGCSLHYRLYFES is encoded by the coding sequence ATGACCTCCGCTGACCGGGACGCAGACGACGGGCGCGACGCCGCTCGACCCGCCGCGGTGACGGTTCTCGGCGCGACGGTCGACGACCAGACCAGGTGCATCCACTACCACGGCCCGTTGGACGTCATCGCGATCCGCTTCCACTGTTGCGGCGAGTTCTATCCCTGTTTCCGCTGCCACGCCGACGCCACCGACCATGCGCTGTCGGTGTGGCCGCGGGACGAGTTCGACACCGATGCCCTGCTCTGTGGCGCGTGCCGGACCACGCTGAAGATCAGCGAGTACCAGGCCACCGGCGCCTGCCCGGCCTGCGGAACCGCATTTAATCCGGGGTGCTCGCTGCACTACCGGCTCTACTTTGAGTCCTGA
- a CDS encoding TetR/AcrR family transcriptional regulator, whose product MTGTSGRRLSRHERRDQLVVLGVRLLETVPFHALSMDDVAERAGVSRSLLFHYFPTKLTYLTAVVHAAAEHVLSLTQVPEGTSAEDGTRAIITALVRYIQRRRDNYVAVLRSGRSVDPMLEQVVDGMHRTISLRILHSIGVTRPGPMALVLTRAWLAGVEELALLGEESGLPQETVIESAITTLHAVAALPDFVSEVFPGDDPVHRSSSTHSEK is encoded by the coding sequence ATGACCGGTACGAGCGGCCGACGGCTCTCCCGGCACGAACGCCGAGACCAACTCGTGGTCCTGGGGGTCCGGCTCCTCGAGACGGTCCCTTTTCACGCCCTCTCGATGGATGACGTCGCCGAGCGGGCCGGTGTCTCCCGCAGCCTGCTCTTCCACTACTTCCCCACCAAGCTGACCTATCTCACGGCGGTGGTCCACGCGGCCGCCGAGCACGTCCTGTCGCTCACCCAGGTGCCCGAGGGGACGAGCGCGGAGGACGGGACCCGCGCGATCATCACGGCCCTGGTGCGCTACATCCAGCGGCGCCGCGACAACTACGTGGCGGTGCTGCGGTCGGGCAGGTCCGTGGACCCGATGCTGGAGCAGGTCGTCGACGGCATGCACCGCACCATCAGCCTGCGCATCCTCCACAGCATCGGGGTGACCCGGCCCGGCCCGATGGCGCTGGTCCTCACGCGCGCATGGTTGGCCGGTGTCGAGGAGCTGGCGTTGCTGGGCGAGGAGTCCGGGCTGCCGCAGGAGACCGTGATCGAGTCCGCGATCACGACTCTGCATGCAGTCGCCGCCCTGCCGGACTTCGTCTCGGAAGTCTTCCCGGGCGACGACCCGGTCCACCGGAGCAGTTCTACGCACTCCGAGAAATGA